The following nucleotide sequence is from Desulfovibrio sp. JC022.
GATTGTTTTAACCCACGGACATGAGGACCATATCGGTGCTTTGCCGTGGCTGCTCCCTTATATAGATGTTCCGGTCTATGGCTCCAAATTCACCCTAGGACTGGTGGAAAACAAACTACGCGAACATAATCTTGAAGATTATGTAGATCTGCGTGAAGTGAAACCTCATGACCGCATAGAACTAGGCGACATGATTTTCAACTTCTTCCCGGTCTGCCACTCAATCATTGATGGATTCGCACTGGGCATTGAAACCCCTGTGGGCCGAGTTATTCATACCGGGGACTTCAAGATCGACCGCAACCCGCTGGACGGGCATGCCACTGATCTTGAAGCGATCAGCAAATTTTCCGAACAAGGCGTCACTCTGCTCTTCTCCGACTCCACCAACGTGGAACAGGACGGGCATGCTCTCACTGAAAGTGAAATCAAAAACACCATGCGCGATCTTTTTGAAGAAGCGGAAGGCCGTATTCTGGTCACCCTCTTTTCCAGCCATATCCAGCGCATGCAGGAAATTTTCGACCTTGCTGTGGAAACTGGACGCAAGGTAGGAGTCAGCGGTAAATCACTTGCCCGCAATATTGATCTGGCCCGCGATCTGGGCAAGCTGCGTTTTCCGGGCGGGACACTTATCGATCTTGAAGACCTACCAGACTATTGTGATGATGAAATAGTGCTGCTGGTAACCGGATCGCAAGGTGAATCACTGGCCTCTCTTTCACGCCTTTCTACAGGGGACCACCGCCAGCTTTCTATTAAAGAAGGCGACCTTGTACTCATGTCTTCACGTTTTATTCCCGGCAACACCAAGGCCATTACCCGAGTAATCAACAGACTGTACAAGCTCGGCGCGGAAGTCCTTTACGAAAAAGTTCAGGGCATCCACGCATCCGGGCACGCCCACCGTGAAGAATTGCGCACCATGCTGGAGACAGTACGTCCCAAATATTTTATCCCGGTCCACGGAGAATACAGGCACCTGATCAAACATTCCCGTTTGGCAGTTGAAACCGGAGTAGCCCCGGAGCGGGCACTGGTCATTGAAGACGGCGAGCCGGTAACCTTCCTGCTGCACGGAATCCGTTTTGAGGAAAACGTGCCCGTACAATGCACCTTGGTTGACGGCAAAGGTGTCGGCGACGTTGGACAGACGGTACTCAAGGAACGTCAGCTGCTTGCCGGTGAAGGTCTGGTCATTGTCGCGCTGGTGCTTGATGTTAATACCGGTGAAATTCTGAAAGGACCGGAAGTAACCTCCAAGGGCTTTGTGTTTGAACAGCAGTATTCACACCTGCTCGAAGATGCCAAATGCATTGTGCTTGATGTTTTTGAAAACATTCCTCCCGGACATACCAACAAGCTCAAGGAGCGCATCCGCTCCGCCCTGCGCAGATTTTTCCGCAAGGTACTGGGTCGCGATCCTGTGGTCATTCCCCTTGTCATTTCCCTTACCGGAGATGAAGACAAAGACATCGACGCCAAATGCGAGAAATGCATGCTCTAGAAATCCAAACCATGTTTGGCTGATTTTCCCATTTGTGCTATATTTATTTTTGCGACTGAACCAGATCATGCCGGGAGATTAAATGAAAGTTTACAGAATCAGACATGGCGAACAGGTGTTCTATGCCACTCAGGAAGACGGGCATTTCAAAAGCCTCGTTACAGGGCAGCCCGGTTCTGTACCCATCCCGGCATCGGAATGCACGGTCCTGCCTATTGTGGTTCCTTCCAAAATTGTCTGCGTAGGCCTGAATTACAAGGCTCACGCCGCTGAACTTGATATGAAAATACCGGATGAACCCATGATTTTCCTCAAACCACCCTCTGCGGTTGTAGGAAACAACGACGCCATTATCATCCCTTCATCTTCCCAGCAGGTGGATTATGAAGGCGAGCTGGCTGTAATTATGGGCCAGACAACAAAAAATGTACTTCCGCAGGACATTGCACCGCGCATCTTCGGCTACGCCTGCGCAAATGATGTTACCGCAAGGGATTTCCAGCGCAAGGACACCCTATTCACCCGGGCCAAAGGATTTGACACTTTCGCCCCGGTGGGCCCCTGCATTGAAACAGATATTGATGTCAGCGGGCTGGGCATCCGAACTATAGTTAATGATAAGGTCCGCCAGGAAGGCACTATTGCAGACATGCAGTACAGCCCGGCGGAACTGGTCAGCTACATCTCGCGCATCATGACCCTCAATCCCGGCGATGTGATTATGACCGGCACTCCTCCGGGAATCGGCACACTTGCTGCCGGGGATCGGGTGGAAGTGGAGATTGAAGGAATCGGCACTCTCAGCAACCCGGTAGTTGACGATGATTCATTGAAGGCGCCTGTACAGTAAATATTTTCAAAAAACCTCACGCACAGGGTTGCCTTTTCAGGCTATATCCCGTAAACGTGCGTAGCCAAATCACACATTCCGGCATCACGATGGGTGCCTGCAACGGTTGCAGGTTCTTTACCGCCGGAATGGAGGAAAAACCCAGGAGGAAATTATGGCATACGTAACTATGAAGCAGATGCTTGAGACCGGTGTTCACTTCGGTCACCAGACCCGCAGATGGAATCCCAAAATGCGTCCTTACATTTTCGGCGCACGTAACGGTATCCACATCATGGATCTTCAGCAGACTGTTAAACTTTTCCGCAAGGCTCACGATTTCATCGCTGACAACGTAGC
It contains:
- a CDS encoding ribonuclease J; this translates as MSDPQLTVCPLGGLGEIGLNCMMLSTAESTVVVDCGLIFPDDSLFGVDIAIPRFDHILAMKNTLKGIVLTHGHEDHIGALPWLLPYIDVPVYGSKFTLGLVENKLREHNLEDYVDLREVKPHDRIELGDMIFNFFPVCHSIIDGFALGIETPVGRVIHTGDFKIDRNPLDGHATDLEAISKFSEQGVTLLFSDSTNVEQDGHALTESEIKNTMRDLFEEAEGRILVTLFSSHIQRMQEIFDLAVETGRKVGVSGKSLARNIDLARDLGKLRFPGGTLIDLEDLPDYCDDEIVLLVTGSQGESLASLSRLSTGDHRQLSIKEGDLVLMSSRFIPGNTKAITRVINRLYKLGAEVLYEKVQGIHASGHAHREELRTMLETVRPKYFIPVHGEYRHLIKHSRLAVETGVAPERALVIEDGEPVTFLLHGIRFEENVPVQCTLVDGKGVGDVGQTVLKERQLLAGEGLVIVALVLDVNTGEILKGPEVTSKGFVFEQQYSHLLEDAKCIVLDVFENIPPGHTNKLKERIRSALRRFFRKVLGRDPVVIPLVISLTGDEDKDIDAKCEKCML
- a CDS encoding fumarylacetoacetate hydrolase family protein, with the translated sequence MKVYRIRHGEQVFYATQEDGHFKSLVTGQPGSVPIPASECTVLPIVVPSKIVCVGLNYKAHAAELDMKIPDEPMIFLKPPSAVVGNNDAIIIPSSSQQVDYEGELAVIMGQTTKNVLPQDIAPRIFGYACANDVTARDFQRKDTLFTRAKGFDTFAPVGPCIETDIDVSGLGIRTIVNDKVRQEGTIADMQYSPAELVSYISRIMTLNPGDVIMTGTPPGIGTLAAGDRVEVEIEGIGTLSNPVVDDDSLKAPVQ